The window TTCTGCGGATACAAAAACACGTGAAATAAAGttacacaataatattttttacactcTCTTCATAACAATAGCAATGGGTGcacttattattttatattttctcctTTTTCCAAGTGTTGTGCAACAAGGTAAGAGTTTCTGTATATTTCCTTCAATAGATGTCTCGAATGAAGATTTATTATTGATTGCAAACTGCAAATATAAAAACAGTTTGAGTTTACTTTcagataatatatatttatatttcatataaataaagGCTGGACAAATGTAAAGTGTGTAAAATGATAGAGGCCTAGTTTAGCAAACATTTAGTCTTTTTACATCTGACCATTGTTTTATATGTGTGGAATCTAATTATTGATCAAAAACAAGTTgttatattgattttaaatgtaaagtaaaagaTGATTCTTCTttcttgtttgtattttttacttttctcaGAGAAACACTCAATCCAGCACCAGATTGTGTACAGCGGCCTCAAGACATCTCATGACAcagtctctggatctctgttgaGTGCTGTTAGTGTGTGTGATGATAGACAGATCGCTAACTACAGTCATAATGAAGGAGACTGGATTTCAAATCATTGGAATTATGAAATCTGGAGAGATGTTCCTGATTTTTTTCATTATAGAGACTGGTTTCCATATGATTATAGTGACTGGTTTCTACATGAGATTATTGAGTGGTTTCTACATCAGATTCATATTCTGTCAAACTGCACAAACTCCAAGTGTTCTGGTGAGTTTAATGGGTTTCTCTGATCAATCATCAGATATGTTATGAAACTGTAATTATCTATAATCTGTGTGAGATTATAATCAATATTTGTGTTGTGATTGTAGAGCTTCATGTACTTCAGGGAAGAGCTGGATGTGAGGTGGAGAAACGTCCTGATGGAGAAATCAAGAATCTGAAGGGGTTTAATGAGTATCAATATGATGGAGAAGATTTTATTGTCTTTAATTTTAACACAACACAGTGGATCAAAAAAAATCCCAAAGCCAATGAAACAATACTGGAGTGGGACCATCAAACAATACAAAACCAAATCATCAAGAATCAACTCAAGAACTGCATGAACTGGATCTCCACATTTAATAATACTCAAATAAgtatgtttcaataagttttagtagtaatagtagttctagcagtatttttaaacaatttatgtGCTGTACAAAAACTAATTAAAGAGACTGAGGAAATTAATCACATAAAAGTATGAAAACTTGAATGAGTTCATGTTGTCATAAGTCTCTGGAGTTTGATGTATATATCCTGAATTATTCTTTATGATGAATTATATCAGTATTTATTGTTGGTTCTTTTGGCTCCAGCTCTTCCAGATGTTGAGGTGTTTGCTGTTGAATCTCCTCAAGACCAAAACAAGTTGATTCTGACCTGTCTGGCCACTGGTTTCTACCCCAAACACCTGGAGATGAATATGATGTTGAACGGCATTAAACTGGATCATGTAAACTCTTCTGGAATCAGACCAAACGGTGATGAAACCTTTCAGCTGAGAATCAGTGTGGAGATCCACAGAAATGAGACAGAGGGTTTTGAGTGTCGTGTCAATCACATCAGTGTAAAAGAGCCGGTTAAAATAAAATGgggtaaatatgatcatatcttcAGTATTGAGTGAATATGTGTACGAGTGTTGCAGTTTTCTATCTGGTTGACCTGTTGATTAGATCAAATTACACATCTGGAAATATTATTTAGTTGTTGTCTGTGCATCAGATCAGATTTATGAATCAGTTTAAAGGGATTTgtaatgtatttagttttttgtcttttgttattttgCAGGTGGAGAATGCAGTAACTGCAGTGAAGCATCTAACGCAGATGTTACAGCAGTCGCAGCAGTATTTGCAGCACTTGCAGTGTTCttcattgtgatttttatttacatCCTTATAAGAAAAAGGTCTAATGGTGAGTTCAAATGATTTCATTTGGAAGTTGTTACTTTAAATTGTTCTTGAATCCGTTTTCAATAATTGTATGTCAGATTTCTTGGTTTGATGTCTGAGGTGTCTTTCTAAATCTCACAGGATGAACATTAATATTGAACATTAATCGCACAAGAACTTGATCATTGAATAACTtggaatattaatattaaatgaactCTTCATTACACTATAAAGATATTTTTAATTAACACTTAATTAATTTTATGCCACATGAATACACGCTCGAGATGTCAACACGGCGCAAAAAGGTATTCGTGTGAACGTCCCGTTTAACTCGTCATTATACTATAAAAAGAttttgaatattaatttaatttattttatgccACATGACATGGGTCCAAAAAACAGCAGGACGTGACTCAAGACGTCGATCTAGTGCAAAAACgtattcggtgtgaacggcccttttAACTTCAATATActatagaaatatttttatatgtaaaatataagaatatttcaatatttcaagACAATCTCAAGTCATTCTTTCAATTCTGACTAAATCTCATCTTTGCTAGAACACTATAccttgataatatttttaaatatttaaatctcTTAAATGATATCAATCTTTAGATATCTTAAATAtcttacatttattcttctgttaaaacttgtgtattattgagctgtaaagttatttaaatcataattttttatagtcattttaggtATTCTTGATATttgtcatggtaatgaagttgtaaaattgtctataacatTACAAAGgtgcggttagtaagtgatttaatgacagtaaatgtcttgtgtctatacttttgaaatatgaGTGTTATAATGTGTAtggattaaaccccattgacttccattggaagtgtctcactggaacacagagttttgcttttttaaagaaaaagattaacgAGTCGAAATAAGCGAAGTTGCATCATAATGATGTAAGCGAAGTTTCATCGTAATGACGTAAGTGAAGTTTCATCGTAATGACGTAAGTGAAGTTTCATCGTAATGACGTAAGCGAAGTTGCATCATAATGACGTAAGCGAAGTTGCATCGTAATGACGTAAGCGAAGTTGCATCATAATGACGTAAGCGAAGTTGCATCGTAATGATGTAAGCGAAGTTGCATCCTAATGATGTAAGCGAAGTTTCATCGTAATGACGTAAGTGAAGTTTCATCGTAATGACGTTGGCGAAGTTGCATCATAATGACGTAAGCAAAGTTGCATCATAATGACGTAAGCGAAGTTGCATCGTAGTGGCGTAAGCGAAGTTTCATCGTAATGACGTAAGCGAAGTTTCATCGTAATGACGTAAGCGAAGTTGCATCGTAGTGGCGTAAGCGAAGTTTCATCGTAATGACGTAAGCGAAGTTGCATCGTAATGACGTAAGTGAAGTTGCATCGCAATGGCGTAGCGAAGTTGCATCGTAATGGCGTAGCGAAGTTGCATCGCAATGACGTAGCGAGTTGCATCGTAATGGCGTAAGGGAAGTTGCATCGTAGTGACGTAGCGAAGTTGCATCGTAATGGCGTAGCGAAGTTGCATCGTAATGGCGTAAGTGAAGTTGCATCGTAATGGCGTAAGGGAAGTTGCATCGTAATGGCGTAAGGGAAGTTGCATCGTAATGGCGTAGGGAAGTTGCATCGTAATGGCGTAAGCGAAGTTGCATCGTAATGACGTAAGGGAAGTTGCATCGTAATGACGTAAGGGAAGTTGCATCGTAATGGCGTGAGGGAAGTTGCATCGTAATGACGTAAGGGAAGTTGCATCGTAATGACGTAAGGGAAGTTGCATCGTAATGACGTAAGGGAAGTTGCATCGTAATGACGTAAGCGAAGTTGCATCGTAATGACGTAAGCGAAGTTGCATCGTAATGACGTAAGGGAAGTTGCATCGTAATGACGTAAGGGAAGTTGCATCGTAATGACGTAAGGGAAGTTGCAACGTAATGACGTAAGCGAAGTTGCATCGTAATGACGTAAGGGAAGTTGCATCGTAGTGACGTAAGGGAAGTTGCATCGCAGTGACGTAAGGGAAGGTGCATCGCAGTGACGTAAGGGAAGGTGCATCGTAGTGACGTAAGCGAAGTTTCATCGTAATGACGTAAGCGAAGTTTCATCGTAATGACGTAAGCGAAGTTGCATCGTAATGACGTAAGGGAAGTTGCATCGTAATGACGTAAGGGAAGTTGCATCGTAATGACGTAAGGGAAGTTGCATCGTAATGACGTAAGCGAAGTTGCATCGTAATGACGTAAGGGAAGTTGCATCGTAATGACGTAAGGGAAGTTGCATCGTAATGACGTAAGGGAAGTTGCATCGTAATGACGTAAGGGAAGTTGCATCGTAATGACGTAAGTGAAGTTGCATCGCAATGACGTAAGCGAAGTTTCATCGCAATGACGTAAGCGAAGTTTCATCGCAATGACGTAAGCGAAGTTGCATCGTAATGACGTAAGGGAAGTTGCATCGTAATGACGTAAGCGAAGTTGCATCGTAATGACGTAAGCGAAGTTGCATGGCAATGACGTAAGCGAAGTTGCATCATAATGACGTAAGCGAAGTTGCATCGTAATGACGTAAGCGAAGTTGCATCGCAATGACGTAAGCGAAGTTGCATTGCAATGACGTAAGCGAAGTTGCATCGTAATGACGTAAGCGAGTTGCATCGCAATGGCGTAAGGGAAGTTGCATCGTAATGGCGTAGCGAAGTTGCATCGCAATGGCGTAAGGGAAGTTGCATCGCAATGACGTAGCGAAGTTGCATCGCAATGACGTAGCGAAGTTGCATCGTAATGACGTAGCGAAGTTGCATCGTAATGACGTAAGGGAAGTTGCATCGTAATGGCGTAGCTGAAGTTGCATCGTAATGGCGTAAGGGAAGTTGCATCGCAATGACGTAGTTAAGTTTCATCGTAATGGCGTAGCGAGTTGCATCGCAATGGCGTAGCGAAGTTGCATCGTAATGACGTAAGCGAAGTTGCATTGCAATGACGTAAGCGAAGTTGCATCGTAATGACGTAAGCGAAGTTGCATCGTAATGACGTAAGGGAAGTTGCATCGCAATGACGTAAGCGAAGTTTCATCGTAATGACGTAAGGGAAGTTGCATCGCAATGACGTAAGCGAAGTTTCATCGTAATGACGTAAGCGAAGTTGCATCGCAATGACGTAAGCGAAGTTGCATCGTAATGGCGTAAGCGAAGTTGCATCGCAATGACGTAAGCGAAGTTGCATCGTAATGACGTAAGCGAAGTTGCATCGTAATGACGTAAGGGAAGTTGCATCGCAGTGACGTAAGGGAAGTTGCATCGTAGTGACGTAAGCGAAGTTGCATCGTAATGACGTAAGTGAAGTTGCATCGTAATGACGTAAGGGAAGTTGCATCGTAATGACGTAAGCGAAGTTGCAGCGTAATGACGTAAGCGAAGTTGCATCGTAGTGGCGTAAGCGAAGTTTCATCTTAATGACGTAAGCGAAGTTGCATCGTAATGACGTAAGCGAAGTGTGAGTACATCATAAGTGTGTTTATCAAGGTCAGATGTGTGAAGTATTTTAAATGTCAGTAAACAGACAATAATACTTGAATGTGTTTGACTAGATTTAATGTTCACTCGACTCATTCTGGTGATAAACTGTGTGTGACTGAAGAATTCCTGTTTGTGgtgatttttattattacagGAAACGAGTCGTCAATCCATGAGATGCTACTAAATTCACTGACACTACAGAAACTAAAGAAAGTACTGAGTGATGGTGAGTCTGAATCCTCCACAAATTACCTTTAACTAAATTGAATGAAATAAAATCTGTGTATAAATATGTTTGGTTTACTGacactgtacagcatcactgtcATACATGAGAAAATGCATGAACATGTTTAATAACCATATTATATCCATATTAGGGCATATTATAACCCTAAACCATATTATAtccacagtgagtctgggttagggttagggtggggttggtcagaggggaactggcccccacagtgagtctggtttagggttagggtggggttggtcagaggggaactggcccccacagtgagtctggtttagggttagggtggggttggtcagaggggaactggcccccacagtgagtctggtttagggttagggcggggttagtcagagggaactggcccccacagtgagtctggtttagggttagggtggggttagtcagagggaactggcccccacagtgagtctggtttagagttagggtggggttagtcagagggaactggcccccacagtgagtctggtttagggttagggtggggttagtcagagggaactggcccccacagtgagtctggtttagggttagggcgggggttagtcagagggaactggccccacagtgagtctggtttagagttagggtggggttagtcagagggaactggcccccacagtgagtctggtttagggttagggtggggttagtcagagggaactggcccccacagtgagtctggtttagggttagggtggggttagtcagagggaactggcccccaaagtgagtctggtttagggttagggtggggttagtcagagggaactggtccccacagtgagtctgggttagggttagggtggggttggtcagagggaactggccccacagtgagtctggtttagggttagggtggggttagtcagagggaactggcccccacagtgagtctggtttagggttagggtggggttagtcagagggaactggcccccacagtgagtctggtttagggttagggtggggttagtcagagggaactggcccccacagtgagtctggtttagggttagggtggggttggttagagggaactggcccccacagtgagtctggtttagggttagggtggggttagtcagagggaactggcccccacagtgagtctggtttagggttagggtggggttagtcagagggaactggcccccacagtgagtctggtttagggttagggtggggttagtcagagggaactaacccccacagtgagtctggtttagggttcgggtggggttagtcagagggaactggcccccacagtgagtctggtttagggttagggtggggttagtcagagggaactaacccccacagtgagtctggtttagggttagggtgaggttagtcagagggaactggcccccacagtgagtctggtttagggttagggtggggttggtcagaggggaactggcccccacagtgagtctggtttagggttagggtggggttggtcagaggggaactggccctggtttagggttagggtggggttagtcagaggggaactaacccccacagtgagtctggtttagggttagggtgaggttagtcagaggggaactggcccccacagtgagtctggtttagggttagggtggggttggtcagaggggaactggcccccacagtgagtctggtttagggttagggtggggttagtcagaggggaactggtcccacagtgagtctggtttagggttagggtggggttagtcagtggggaactggcccccacagtgagtctggtttagggttagggtggggttagtcagtggggaactggcccccacagtgagtctggtttagggttagggtggtgTCACGACCGGCTCAAAGCCGTGACAAATGAAATGGAGGACACAGTGATTGggttgcaaaaaacaaacatttattaacataaatgttaaaacataaaaaataagaaaacatggTCATCTGTAATGTTTGTCAGGTGCATGGATGTACAAGTATCAGTAACCGAAAATAAACAACTAAACCAAATAACAAAAAGCCGAGCCCAAACCAAACACAAAATAACCCGGAGAACAGACTTCCCTCTACACTAGCCAGCCTAACTTTTATAGAGGGATGAACAGGTGGACTTCGTTCCCTTGATGAGTCTTCTAGCCACACCCACTAGCCCGCCATAGCAATATGAGTAGAGACTCGTCACACTCTCCCCCTAAAAAGAAGAGCACAGGAACTTAAAACACGCCCAAAACCCAAACAAAAACCCCCCACTACAAAATTCAAACAGTCCAGTAAGCGAACTTAGTCCAACTCTAAATTTTCCCCAGTCTTTTCACGTCTCCCGTCCTTCCAGCAACCCCTGCACCTGGGAAGCAAATTAAGAAAAGAACAAAGAGAAAAGACAGGAAAAATTTTACAAATCCTTTGACACTAGACTATATGAATACGGGACAAGGCATCAGCAGTTATGTTCTCTGAACCTTTAATGTGGCGAATATCTAACAGGTATCCCTGTAAAAACAAGCACCACCTCATTAATCTCTGGTTTGGGGTTCTGCAACGAGTGAAGAAAAACTAAAGGGTTGTGATCAGTAAAAACCACCAGAGGTCCCTCAGATGAACCCACATACACTTCAAAGTGTTGTAAAGCCCAAATCAACGCAAGCGCCTCCTTTTCAATCACAGAGTAATTAAGTTGATAAGAATTAAACTTTTTAGAAAAGAATCCAACTGGATGATCAATTCCATCTTCATTAGTCTGTAACAGAACGGCACCAGTACCCACATTGCTGGCATCCACTTGCAACTGAAATGCTTGGTCAAATTTTGGAGCTTTCAAAACAGGATGCTCCGTAAgaagcatttttaccttttcaaaggCTTGTTGACAGCCTGGCGTCCAACAGAAGTCTACTCCACCCACTAATAAGTTTGTCAGGGGCCACCACTGTAGAAAAATTTCTACAAA of the Xyrauchen texanus isolate HMW12.3.18 chromosome 10, RBS_HiC_50CHRs, whole genome shotgun sequence genome contains:
- the LOC127650420 gene encoding zinc-alpha-2-glycoprotein-like isoform X9; the protein is MGALIILYFLLFPSVVQQEKHSIQHQIVYSGLKTSHDTVSGSLLSAVSVCDDRQIANYSHNEGDWISNHWNYEIWRDVPDFFHYRDWFPYDYSDWFLHEIIEWFLHQIHILSNCTNSKCSELHVLQGRAGCEVEKRPDGEIKNLKGFNEYQYDGEDFIVFNFNTTQWIKKNPKANETILEWDHQTIQNQIIKNQLKNCMNWISTFNNTQITLPDVEVFAVESPQDQNKLILTCLATGFYPKHLEMNMMLNGIKLDHVNSSGIRPNGDETFQLRISVEIHRNETEGFECRVNHISVKEPVKIKWGGECSNCSEASNADVTAVAAVFAALAVFFIVIFIYILIRKRSNGNESSIHEMLLNSLTLQKLKKVLSDDSGSDDEISKHQSMDNLTNVHETQSLDDIRLNPAEDLTAARGFMGSNNSLPNFAMKRDSSDPHQNTVTQNALLLAPQRRCASMGIPLHFSLDRNDPHQNTVTQNPLLLAPQKLCRSIELPPPNLTLDRNDTSDSS
- the LOC127650420 gene encoding zinc-alpha-2-glycoprotein-like isoform X2, producing MGALIILYFLLFPSVVQQEKHSIQHQIVYSGLKTSHDTVSGSLLSAVSVCDDRQIANYSHNEGDWISNHWNYEIWRDVPDFFHYRDWFPYDYSDWFLHEIIEWFLHQIHILSNCTNSKCSELHVLQGRAGCEVEKRPDGEIKNLKGFNEYQYDGEDFIVFNFNTTQWIKKNPKANETILEWDHQTIQNQIIKNQLKNCMNWISTFNNTQITLPDVEVFAVESPQDQNKLILTCLATGFYPKHLEMNMMLNGIKLDHVNSSGIRPNGDETFQLRISVEIHRNETEGFECRVNHISVKEPVKIKWGGECSNCSEASNADVTAVAAVFAALAVFFIVIFIYILIRKRSNGNESSIHEMLLNSLTLQKLKKVLSDDVHETQSLDDIRLNPAEDLTAARGFMGSNNSLPNFAMKRDSSDPHQNTVTQNALLLAPQKLCRSIELPPKLRLDRNDPHQNTVTQNALLLAPQRRCASMGIPLHFTLDRNDPHQNTVTQNALLLAPQRLCRSIELPPKLRLDRNDPHQNTVTQNPLLLAPQKLCRSIELPPPNLTLDRNDTSDSS